A portion of the bacterium (Candidatus Blackallbacteria) CG13_big_fil_rev_8_21_14_2_50_49_14 genome contains these proteins:
- a CDS encoding PAS fold family protein has translation MNTKICVQSIMNPGLSCLPEDLSVSEVVAVMHRQKIGAILLGTPEEMKGIFSERDLLNKVVGPGLNIYTTLVSEVMTRSLLTLSADQDINDALKLMESRNIRHLPIVDQTGRGIGMLGMRDLMKTMVRHLERENDSLSQLDRLKDEFLANTSHELRTPLNGIIGIAESILDGATGELNAQLRYNLSLIVSSGRRLAHLVNDILDFSKLKHRNLVLNLRPVSLRSLTDVVITILMHLTHNKPINLHNGIPDELMAVQADENRLQQILYNLIGNAIKFTEIGLIEVIARQKVDEIIVSVCDAGKGIPKEQQEQIFESFEQGDGSSEREAGGTGIGLAITRQLVELHGGKIWVESEPGQGSVFSFSLPISHERALESVGAGQEDLSQFNLFHDQASLFKESEDSLSEISKGEGFRILIVDDEPINAQVLANLLSLEHYQIFQTNNGEEALQALNSGQHFDLVLLDIMMPRMSGYEVCKQIRKKFPPTELPVVMLTAKNQVSDLVEGFQMGANDYLTKPFSKNELRARIKTHIELAKINMAYSRFVPREFLGYLGHESIVQVRLGDQVQKQMTVFFSDIRSFTTLSETMTPKENFDFLNSYLRRVSPVIRQNQGFIDKYIGDAIMALFPENPANALEAALEMLDLIEAYNPSRLERGYAPIEIGFGLHTGSLMLGTIGEQERMEGTVISDAVNLASRMEGLTKIYAAPIIISEQVRESLPANHTYPMRPLGQVKVKGKNQSVRVYEVIDRRKNEIQALKLETIETFSAGIQAYENQAYSEAQSYFSQVYRKNQADLAALLYLEYCQGIEEQPESPHAHIQASKA, from the coding sequence GTGAACACCAAAATTTGCGTTCAAAGCATTATGAATCCCGGTCTTTCGTGCCTGCCAGAAGACCTTTCTGTTTCTGAGGTCGTCGCGGTCATGCACAGACAAAAAATAGGCGCGATTCTTCTGGGCACCCCAGAAGAAATGAAAGGCATTTTTTCAGAGCGGGATTTGCTCAACAAAGTAGTCGGACCAGGTTTAAATATCTATACCACCTTGGTTTCTGAGGTTATGACCCGCTCTCTGCTCACACTGTCTGCAGATCAGGATATCAACGACGCCCTGAAACTCATGGAGAGTCGGAATATCCGGCACTTGCCCATTGTTGATCAAACAGGGCGTGGAATAGGCATGCTCGGCATGCGCGACTTAATGAAAACCATGGTCAGACACCTTGAACGGGAAAACGATTCCCTCAGTCAATTGGATCGTCTTAAGGATGAGTTTTTAGCCAATACTTCTCATGAATTGCGCACCCCCCTCAATGGGATTATCGGCATCGCCGAATCCATTTTAGATGGCGCCACAGGAGAACTCAATGCCCAACTGCGCTATAACCTCTCGTTAATTGTTTCCAGTGGTCGCCGTTTGGCCCACCTCGTCAATGATATTCTTGATTTTTCCAAACTCAAACACCGCAATCTGGTCTTAAATTTGCGTCCGGTGAGTCTGCGCTCTTTGACCGATGTGGTGATCACGATCTTGATGCACCTGACCCACAACAAACCGATCAATTTACACAATGGGATTCCTGACGAATTGATGGCCGTTCAGGCCGATGAAAACCGCCTGCAACAGATTCTCTACAATCTGATTGGCAACGCGATTAAATTTACAGAAATCGGCCTGATAGAAGTCATCGCTCGACAGAAAGTGGACGAAATCATCGTCTCCGTCTGCGATGCAGGTAAAGGGATCCCCAAAGAACAACAGGAACAGATCTTTGAATCCTTTGAACAGGGAGATGGCAGCAGCGAACGCGAAGCCGGAGGAACAGGCATTGGGTTGGCGATTACCCGCCAATTGGTAGAACTACACGGCGGAAAAATCTGGGTGGAATCGGAACCCGGCCAAGGCTCTGTCTTCAGTTTCAGTTTGCCGATCTCCCATGAACGAGCTCTAGAATCTGTCGGTGCGGGCCAGGAAGATCTCTCGCAGTTCAATCTCTTTCACGATCAGGCCAGTCTGTTTAAAGAATCAGAAGATTCCCTCTCAGAAATCAGCAAAGGGGAAGGGTTCCGAATTCTGATTGTCGACGATGAGCCCATCAACGCCCAAGTCCTCGCCAATTTATTGTCTTTGGAACACTATCAGATTTTTCAGACCAATAATGGGGAAGAAGCTTTGCAGGCGCTGAACTCAGGTCAACATTTCGACCTCGTTCTGCTCGATATCATGATGCCCCGCATGTCAGGCTACGAAGTCTGCAAACAGATTCGCAAAAAATTCCCCCCCACCGAACTCCCCGTGGTCATGCTCACGGCCAAAAATCAGGTTTCGGATCTGGTAGAGGGATTTCAAATGGGAGCCAATGACTATTTGACCAAACCTTTCTCAAAAAATGAATTGCGGGCCCGGATCAAAACCCATATCGAACTGGCCAAAATCAATATGGCCTATAGCAGGTTTGTACCCCGCGAATTTTTAGGCTATTTGGGCCACGAAAGCATTGTTCAGGTGCGGCTCGGGGATCAGGTTCAAAAACAAATGACGGTCTTCTTTTCTGATATTCGTTCCTTTACCACTCTCTCAGAAACCATGACCCCCAAAGAAAATTTTGACTTTCTCAACTCCTATCTCCGGCGCGTCAGCCCTGTGATCCGTCAAAACCAGGGCTTTATCGACAAATATATCGGCGATGCGATCATGGCCCTTTTTCCAGAAAACCCAGCCAACGCACTGGAAGCAGCCCTGGAAATGCTCGATCTGATCGAAGCCTATAATCCCAGCCGCCTGGAAAGGGGATACGCGCCCATCGAAATTGGCTTTGGTCTGCATACGGGCAGCTTGATGCTGGGCACGATCGGAGAACAAGAGCGCATGGAGGGAACCGTGATCTCCGATGCTGTCAATCTGGCCTCACGCATGGAGGGCTTAACCAAAATCTACGCCGCCCCCATCATTATCAGCGAACAGGTACGCGAATCTCTGCCTGCCAACCATACCTACCCCATGCGCCCCCTCGGACAGGTCAAGGTCAAAGGCAAGAACCAATCTGTCAGGGTCTACGAAGTGATTGATCGACGCAAAAACGAAATTCAGGCCCTCAAACTGGAGACCATTGAAACCTTCAGCGCAGGCATTCAAGCTTACGAAAACCAAGCCTATTCTGAAGCTCAAAGCTATTTTTCTCAAGTTTATCGTAAAAATCAAGCAGATTTAGCTGCTTTGCTCTATCTAGAATATTGTCAAGGCATCGAAGAACAACCTGAAAGTCCTCACGCACATATCCAAGCCAGCAAAGCATAG
- the hemE gene encoding uroporphyrinogen decarboxylase, with product MTEEPDFLILRAARKQSVPRPPVWLMRQAGRYMPEFRAVRAQVDFLTLCDTAERVVEVSMQPVEQLGVDGAIIFSDLLIPARDMGCDLEYVKGEGPVIHNPIRNEADLRALKTPDPSEASPALGQAIAMLKREVEPKIPVLGFTGAPWTTAAYMIEGGGSRNYIEIKTMMYQAPELFQRLLEHISGVLISYLSYQVKAGARLVQIFDSWAGTLNQADYRRYALPATQQVIQGFKQLHPEVPLILYVGNSGHFLEATAESGADVLSLDWRVDLNDAAERVGEKVAFQGNLDPVRLFSTAEDVEAQTRALIGGFAWKTGHIFNLGHGILPGTPVENVKRLVDTVKSYA from the coding sequence ATGACTGAAGAACCCGATTTTTTAATTTTACGTGCGGCACGCAAACAGTCCGTACCCCGCCCTCCCGTTTGGCTGATGCGTCAGGCGGGCCGTTATATGCCCGAGTTTCGTGCGGTCAGAGCGCAGGTTGATTTTTTAACCCTTTGTGATACGGCTGAGCGTGTGGTTGAAGTTTCTATGCAGCCGGTTGAGCAATTGGGTGTAGATGGGGCGATTATTTTTTCCGACCTCTTGATTCCTGCCCGCGATATGGGCTGTGATTTAGAGTATGTCAAGGGCGAAGGCCCTGTGATACACAATCCGATTCGCAATGAGGCAGATTTACGGGCTTTGAAAACGCCAGACCCTTCCGAAGCTTCTCCTGCTTTGGGGCAAGCGATTGCCATGCTCAAACGTGAAGTGGAGCCCAAAATTCCTGTTCTGGGGTTTACAGGGGCCCCCTGGACAACTGCGGCCTATATGATCGAAGGCGGGGGCAGTCGCAATTATATTGAAATTAAAACCATGATGTACCAGGCTCCTGAACTGTTTCAGCGCCTGCTTGAGCATATTTCAGGGGTCTTGATTAGCTATTTGTCGTATCAGGTCAAAGCAGGTGCGCGCCTGGTGCAGATTTTTGATTCCTGGGCCGGTACTTTAAATCAGGCCGATTACCGCCGCTATGCGCTGCCTGCCACCCAACAAGTAATTCAAGGGTTTAAACAATTGCATCCTGAAGTTCCCTTGATTCTCTATGTGGGCAATTCAGGGCATTTTCTTGAGGCCACTGCAGAAAGTGGTGCCGACGTACTCAGCCTGGACTGGCGTGTTGATCTGAATGACGCGGCCGAGCGGGTGGGTGAGAAGGTGGCTTTTCAAGGCAATCTTGACCCTGTTCGTCTGTTCTCAACCGCTGAGGATGTCGAAGCCCAGACCCGCGCCTTGATTGGGGGCTTTGCCTGGAAGACCGGGCATATCTTTAATTTAGGCCATGGTATTCTGCCTGGAACGCCGGTTGAAAATGTTAAACGTCTTGTTGATACTGTGAAATCCTATGCCTGA
- the hemN gene encoding oxygen-independent coproporphyrinogen III oxidase has product MPEALDFHVPRDLLAKYAKPGPRYTSYPTAPVWRDDFGPEQAEALYRANNPENSTRALALYFHMPFCTSLCWYCGCNVKISRNKAVLGPYLEAVERELELVSPFLASGREISQMHWGGGTPTYLSPEQIVDVVAMIKKRMRFSENAELSIEVDPRVTTLEHLQALRASGFNRISMGVQDFNPEVQEAVHRVQRFEDTAELIANSRKLGFLSVNIDLMYGLPYQTVASFSETLKQVASLDPDRLALFHYAHVPWLKPAQKLIKEETLPSSETKLDIFELAIDDFLQKGYRYIGMDHFAKPDDELSLAQQEHTLRRNFMGYTTQAGTDLYGFGVSSISEIEGHFIQNERLVPDYEARLKAGHLPTLRGMVLSADDHLRKAVIEDLICNCYLDYARLEKAFEIDFKTYFAAEIAEMETLVDDQLVAMSPSGVQVLPRGQILIRNVCMIWDAYLKQQQGKQQFSRTA; this is encoded by the coding sequence ATGCCTGAGGCCTTAGATTTTCACGTTCCGCGCGATCTGCTCGCCAAATATGCCAAGCCAGGCCCCCGTTATACCTCTTACCCGACGGCGCCTGTCTGGCGCGATGATTTTGGCCCAGAACAGGCTGAAGCGCTTTACCGTGCCAATAATCCAGAGAACAGTACCCGTGCCCTGGCGCTTTATTTTCACATGCCCTTTTGTACCAGTTTGTGCTGGTATTGTGGCTGCAATGTAAAAATTTCTCGCAATAAGGCGGTTCTTGGCCCCTATCTCGAAGCTGTCGAGCGGGAGCTTGAATTGGTTTCACCTTTTCTGGCCTCAGGCCGTGAAATTTCTCAAATGCATTGGGGCGGGGGCACACCGACCTATCTCAGTCCTGAACAGATTGTCGATGTGGTGGCGATGATCAAAAAACGCATGCGTTTTTCTGAAAACGCCGAACTTTCGATTGAAGTCGATCCGCGTGTGACGACCCTTGAGCACCTACAGGCCTTGCGCGCGTCTGGCTTTAACCGTATCAGCATGGGGGTTCAGGATTTTAATCCTGAGGTTCAGGAAGCCGTTCACCGGGTACAGCGTTTTGAAGATACTGCTGAGCTGATTGCCAACAGCCGTAAATTGGGTTTTTTATCCGTCAATATTGACCTGATGTATGGCCTGCCCTATCAAACGGTGGCTTCCTTTTCTGAAACCTTGAAACAGGTCGCCAGCTTGGATCCTGATCGGCTGGCGCTCTTTCACTATGCCCATGTGCCCTGGCTGAAACCGGCTCAAAAACTGATCAAAGAAGAAACCTTGCCATCGTCTGAAACCAAGCTCGATATCTTTGAACTGGCAATTGACGATTTTCTGCAAAAGGGCTATCGCTATATTGGCATGGACCATTTTGCCAAGCCCGATGACGAGCTTTCTCTGGCCCAGCAGGAACACACCCTGCGCCGAAATTTTATGGGCTATACCACCCAGGCGGGCACCGATCTCTATGGCTTTGGCGTATCTTCGATTTCTGAAATTGAAGGTCATTTTATTCAAAATGAACGCCTGGTGCCTGATTACGAAGCGCGTCTCAAAGCTGGGCATTTGCCCACTTTGCGGGGCATGGTGCTGTCTGCCGATGACCATTTGCGCAAAGCCGTGATTGAAGATTTGATCTGCAATTGCTACCTGGATTATGCGCGTTTGGAGAAAGCCTTTGAAATTGATTTTAAAACCTATTTCGCAGCTGAAATTGCCGAGATGGAAACTCTGGTGGATGACCAATTGGTGGCGATGAGCCCCTCTGGAGTTCAGGTTTTACCACGTGGGCAGATTTTAATTCGCAATGTCTGTATGATTTGGGATGCCTATCTCAAACAGCAGCAGGGCAAACAGCAGTTTTCACGAACGGCTTAG
- a CDS encoding RNA polymerase subunit sigma (sigma factors are initiation factors that promote the attachment of RNA polymerase to specific initiation sites and are then released; this sigma factor controls the expression of genes coding cell surface proteins involved in motility and growth on nitrogen), whose product MTALKDQENTREEILIQNMDLVHRIARNYSQMVQSHYEDLVQVGAIGLLNAIKRYDPERKINFRTYAAHLIASEIKHYLRDQLPVVRPPRELQELLPKVRNAELHLLSTLGREGSQEEISEHLGISQEKLEEVRHLEKNFFPISLDQDYKAFQEGTTSILDQLEDRRYKSFQLAQEDRILLQDALKKVRFQSRQILEFAFYQDLTQTEIAKNLGISQMQVSRRLKKALGELWDSLNTRITPW is encoded by the coding sequence ATGACCGCCCTCAAAGATCAAGAAAATACGCGTGAAGAAATTCTAATCCAGAATATGGATCTGGTGCATCGGATTGCGCGTAATTACAGTCAAATGGTGCAAAGTCATTATGAGGATCTGGTTCAAGTCGGTGCCATCGGCCTACTCAATGCAATTAAACGCTATGACCCCGAACGAAAAATCAATTTTCGCACCTATGCTGCCCATCTGATTGCAAGTGAAATCAAACACTACCTGCGTGACCAGTTGCCTGTGGTCAGACCTCCCCGCGAACTGCAAGAACTGCTTCCCAAAGTGCGCAATGCAGAGCTTCATCTCTTAAGCACATTGGGCCGGGAAGGCTCTCAGGAAGAAATCAGCGAACATTTGGGCATCAGTCAGGAAAAACTCGAAGAAGTTCGCCATCTCGAAAAAAACTTCTTTCCCATTTCTTTAGATCAGGATTACAAAGCCTTTCAAGAAGGCACCACTTCGATCTTGGATCAACTGGAAGATAGACGTTATAAAAGCTTTCAGCTGGCCCAGGAAGATCGGATTCTTTTACAAGATGCACTTAAAAAAGTGCGTTTTCAATCCCGCCAGATCCTCGAATTTGCCTTTTATCAGGATCTGACCCAAACCGAAATTGCTAAAAATCTAGGCATTTCACAAATGCAAGTTTCGCGCCGCTTGAAAAAAGCCCTGGGCGAACTATGGGATAGCCTCAATACCCGCATCACGCCCTGGTAA
- a CDS encoding pilus assembly protein PilC — translation MATFACTVRDARGQQVSKTIEAPNLAQARAKLREQGLFPLDITEKQSGGGGLGAAINSRLMKMQKVKLKEMVVFTRQFATMINSGVALLRALNIMAEQAQSPVFKRILSEVRDGVEEGRSLSECLADHPKTFNKLYCSMVSAGEMGGVLDEVLNRLALFMESNAKLIGQLKSAMTYPSVVCFIATSIFIFLLSFVIPIFKEMFDSMGVPLPAFTQLLLNMSALVRGYWFIIFPSIFGSAWGLFAYVKTPFGRSQFDNVILKAPIFGDIVRKVAIARFTRTLGTLLRSGVPLMSALEITQDTAGNVHIAAGIAKVREAVSEGEGMTKPLTQTKLFPPMVTQMISIGEESGNVDTMLSKVADFYDEEVEQAVKALTSLLEPLMMVLIGGMVGSIIIGMYLPMFSVISAIQ, via the coding sequence ATGGCAACTTTCGCATGTACCGTAAGAGATGCCCGTGGACAACAGGTATCTAAAACCATAGAGGCCCCTAATCTGGCACAGGCCCGTGCAAAGTTGCGTGAACAGGGTCTTTTCCCACTGGATATTACCGAGAAACAAAGTGGTGGCGGGGGCTTAGGCGCTGCCATCAATAGCCGTCTGATGAAAATGCAGAAGGTCAAACTGAAAGAGATGGTGGTTTTTACCCGTCAGTTTGCCACCATGATCAATTCAGGTGTAGCGCTTTTAAGAGCCTTGAATATCATGGCAGAACAAGCCCAAAGCCCTGTTTTCAAGCGTATCCTCAGTGAGGTGCGTGATGGCGTTGAAGAAGGACGCTCGCTGTCTGAATGTCTGGCCGATCATCCCAAAACGTTTAACAAGCTCTATTGCAGCATGGTTTCGGCAGGAGAAATGGGCGGGGTTCTCGATGAGGTGCTCAACCGTTTGGCACTCTTTATGGAAAGCAATGCCAAACTGATTGGGCAGTTAAAATCTGCCATGACCTACCCTTCGGTCGTCTGCTTTATCGCCACCTCGATCTTTATTTTCCTCTTGAGTTTCGTGATTCCAATCTTTAAGGAAATGTTTGACTCCATGGGGGTTCCCCTGCCAGCCTTTACCCAATTGCTACTGAATATGAGTGCTTTGGTTCGCGGCTATTGGTTTATTATCTTTCCGTCGATATTTGGTTCAGCCTGGGGGCTCTTCGCCTATGTCAAAACTCCCTTTGGCCGCTCACAATTTGACAATGTCATCCTGAAAGCTCCCATTTTTGGAGATATTGTTCGTAAAGTAGCCATTGCCCGTTTCACCCGCACACTGGGAACCCTCTTGCGCAGTGGCGTTCCCTTAATGAGCGCCCTTGAAATCACCCAAGATACGGCTGGAAATGTGCATATTGCCGCCGGGATCGCAAAGGTTCGTGAAGCTGTCAGTGAAGGTGAAGGCATGACCAAACCCCTGACACAAACCAAGCTCTTTCCCCCCATGGTCACCCAGATGATCTCCATTGGGGAAGAATCCGGAAACGTAGACACCATGCTCTCAAAGGTCGCTGACTTCTATGATGAAGAAGTAGAGCAAGCGGTTAAGGCCTTGACTTCTTTACTTGAGCCGCTTATGATGGTGCTAATTGGTGGCATGGTGGGTAGTATTATCATTGGGATGTATTTGCCCATGTTCAGTGTTATCAGTGCGATTCAATAA
- a CDS encoding twitching motility protein PilT encodes MSQIFMEELLQMVFDKDGSDLHIAAGVPPMIRVNGKLTPTDFEPLTPEDTQKLIFNILTNEQRKTLEQTWELDCSYGVVGLGRFRVNVYKDKGAYAAALRTISSKIPRFDELGLPPVVKELTKKPRGLVLVTGPTGSGKSTTLASMIDLINTERAEHILTIEDPIEYVHVSKKSLVNSRELGEDTRSFDNALRAALREDPDVILVGEMRDLETIRLALTAAETGHLVFGTLHTSSASQTIDRVVDVFPPHQQTQIRIQLSNSLVAVLSQTLLPRATVGDFAPRGKGRVMAMEIMTVTPAIANLIREGKTPQIYSAIQTGGKYGMATLEMVLRDLCISRQITFEDAIQKTSRPDDFQRLMNESGGAAGGRR; translated from the coding sequence ATGTCCCAGATCTTCATGGAAGAATTGCTTCAGATGGTTTTCGATAAGGATGGCAGCGACCTGCATATTGCGGCAGGCGTTCCCCCCATGATTCGCGTCAATGGCAAACTTACACCGACAGACTTTGAGCCTCTCACTCCAGAAGACACACAAAAACTGATCTTTAATATTCTCACCAATGAACAGCGCAAAACCCTCGAGCAAACCTGGGAGCTTGACTGTTCTTACGGGGTGGTGGGTCTGGGACGTTTTCGTGTCAATGTCTACAAAGACAAAGGTGCCTATGCGGCTGCCCTGCGTACGATTTCCTCCAAAATTCCCCGTTTTGATGAGCTGGGTCTGCCTCCTGTCGTCAAAGAGCTTACCAAAAAACCCAGAGGTCTGGTCTTGGTAACAGGGCCTACCGGGAGCGGAAAATCCACCACCCTGGCATCCATGATTGATTTAATCAATACAGAAAGAGCAGAACATATTCTCACGATTGAAGATCCGATTGAATATGTACACGTTTCCAAAAAAAGCTTGGTTAATTCCCGCGAATTGGGAGAAGATACCCGTTCCTTTGACAATGCCCTGCGCGCAGCTCTGCGTGAAGATCCAGACGTTATTCTGGTCGGCGAAATGCGTGACCTTGAAACCATCCGTCTGGCACTCACCGCAGCGGAAACAGGTCACTTGGTCTTTGGCACCCTTCACACCAGCTCTGCCAGTCAGACCATTGATCGTGTGGTAGACGTTTTTCCGCCCCACCAGCAAACCCAAATTCGTATCCAACTTTCCAACAGTCTTGTCGCTGTACTTTCTCAAACCCTATTGCCCCGTGCCACCGTGGGAGATTTTGCCCCGCGCGGCAAAGGCCGTGTCATGGCCATGGAAATCATGACCGTGACACCTGCTATTGCCAACCTGATCCGGGAAGGTAAAACTCCCCAAATCTATTCAGCCATTCAAACCGGTGGCAAATACGGCATGGCTACCCTGGAAATGGTACTGCGTGATTTGTGTATTTCACGCCAAATCACCTTTGAAGACGCGATCCAAAAGACAAGTCGACCGGATGATTTCCAACGTTTGATGAATGAAAGTGGCGGCGCAGCTGGCGGACGTCGTTAA
- a CDS encoding general secretion pathway protein GspE translates to MALVRKRLGEILLEAGMISEDQLEEALVQQKNTSKSLGQILIEQNYVTESNIKDALELQFGISYVNVKTIKLTSDLLTMIPENLIRQRQIIPINFVNNNLTIAMVNPQDLPAIDDVRMSVSKKIGKSISVRAVVITEDDFYAFLNDQLDAAKPAATTEVKKGPVGIALDKDHDTDEIVGEMEVSEVDDDEEFDESDADAAPIVRLANAILANALKKKASDIHIEPQEHELRLRYRIDGVLHSEPHLPKRIANALASRFKIITNLNIAEKRLPQDGRLRRRIGGRNIDFRVSTLPSKHGEKIVMRILDNSNTSLGLEKLMIYPELLKAIREFVQRPYGIIFVTGPTGSGKTTSLYSILAERNTPDVNISTAEDPIEYDLAGITQSQAQPEIGLTFARILKAFLRQDPDIMLIGETRDKELAHIAIESALTGHLVFTSLHTNDAPGAITRLQEMGIDGFLISSSTICVLAQRLVRRMCPECRVLYEPDEALLYYVGYPFWKPGEKIQVYKHNEEGCEKCSGGYKGRMGVYELMAINDDLREAINKDAVKSIIRQAAKRSGMVPLKEYSLMLVRDGFTDFDEVLRVTMTDEGSEDGDIEMGFFPPPEVPEPRELIRLIPPRKPDYRAQAKQQAAASKQASSPSPSGSSLETSSPQHSAPAVSDGSGSEAIAIAPPSDKKKGPPQPKIRGALPAAGQSTASASDRCPSCLATVEEEWDTCPYCFTTLKQKA, encoded by the coding sequence ATGGCTCTAGTACGCAAGCGACTCGGAGAAATTCTGCTCGAAGCTGGCATGATCAGCGAGGATCAGCTTGAAGAAGCGCTGGTTCAACAGAAAAACACCAGCAAATCCCTGGGGCAAATTCTGATTGAACAGAATTATGTCACTGAAAGCAATATCAAAGACGCACTCGAGTTGCAATTTGGCATCAGCTATGTCAATGTCAAAACGATCAAACTGACATCAGACCTCTTAACGATGATTCCTGAAAATCTGATTCGACAACGTCAGATTATCCCGATTAATTTCGTCAACAATAACCTGACGATTGCCATGGTCAATCCACAGGATTTGCCAGCCATTGACGATGTGCGCATGTCTGTCAGTAAAAAAATTGGCAAAAGTATCTCTGTACGCGCAGTGGTCATCACAGAAGATGATTTTTACGCATTTTTGAATGACCAATTGGATGCAGCCAAACCCGCCGCAACCACGGAGGTCAAAAAAGGACCCGTCGGGATTGCGCTCGACAAAGACCATGACACCGATGAAATTGTCGGTGAAATGGAAGTTTCTGAAGTCGATGATGATGAAGAGTTTGACGAGTCAGACGCCGATGCCGCCCCAATTGTACGTTTGGCAAACGCCATTCTGGCCAATGCCTTAAAAAAGAAAGCCAGTGATATTCATATTGAACCCCAGGAACATGAACTGCGCCTGCGTTACCGTATTGACGGGGTCTTGCACTCAGAACCTCACCTGCCCAAACGCATCGCCAATGCCTTGGCTTCTCGCTTCAAGATTATTACCAACCTGAATATTGCCGAAAAACGTCTACCCCAGGATGGTCGTCTGAGACGCCGTATTGGCGGGCGCAATATTGACTTTCGCGTTTCCACCCTGCCTTCCAAACACGGTGAAAAGATCGTTATGCGTATTCTGGACAACTCCAATACTTCATTGGGCCTTGAAAAGCTGATGATTTATCCCGAATTGCTAAAAGCCATTCGCGAATTCGTACAACGCCCCTACGGCATTATCTTCGTAACAGGCCCCACAGGCTCCGGAAAAACCACCTCGCTCTATTCCATCCTGGCAGAGCGCAATACCCCAGATGTCAATATCTCAACCGCAGAAGACCCGATTGAATATGATTTGGCGGGTATTACCCAATCACAGGCCCAGCCTGAAATTGGCTTAACTTTCGCACGCATCTTGAAGGCCTTCTTGCGTCAAGATCCGGATATCATGCTGATCGGGGAGACCCGTGACAAAGAACTCGCACATATTGCAATTGAATCTGCGCTGACAGGTCACTTGGTGTTTACCAGTCTGCACACCAACGATGCTCCAGGGGCGATTACCCGTCTCCAGGAAATGGGGATCGATGGTTTCCTGATTTCTTCTTCCACGATCTGTGTACTGGCTCAACGTCTGGTGCGCCGTATGTGCCCAGAATGCCGTGTTTTATATGAGCCAGACGAAGCCTTGCTCTATTATGTAGGTTACCCCTTCTGGAAACCCGGTGAAAAAATTCAGGTTTACAAGCACAATGAAGAAGGCTGCGAAAAATGCAGTGGCGGCTACAAAGGCCGTATGGGTGTTTATGAGCTGATGGCCATCAATGATGATCTGCGCGAAGCCATCAACAAAGACGCAGTTAAATCGATTATCCGCCAGGCCGCTAAACGCAGTGGCATGGTGCCGCTCAAAGAATATTCCCTAATGCTGGTACGCGACGGTTTTACAGACTTTGACGAGGTTTTACGCGTCACCATGACCGATGAAGGCTCTGAAGATGGGGACATTGAAATGGGATTCTTCCCCCCTCCCGAAGTGCCTGAACCCCGAGAATTGATTCGGCTGATCCCTCCCCGCAAGCCAGACTACCGAGCACAAGCAAAACAACAGGCTGCTGCTTCAAAACAAGCAAGTTCGCCTTCCCCCAGTGGTTCTTCACTGGAAACATCATCACCGCAGCACAGTGCCCCTGCTGTTTCAGATGGCAGTGGCTCAGAAGCGATTGCCATTGCACCCCCTTCTGACAAGAAAAAAGGCCCCCCACAGCCTAAAATCAGAGGGGCCTTGCCTGCTGCAGGTCAATCAACCGCTTCGGCCTCTGATCGTTGTCCCTCTTGTCTGGCGACGGTCGAAGAAGAATGGGATACTTGCCCATACTGCTTTACAACACTTAAACAAAAAGCTTAA